Within the Ranitomeya imitator isolate aRanImi1 chromosome 8, aRanImi1.pri, whole genome shotgun sequence genome, the region agacaAATACccctccattcctcccgagtctctccgtatggctaagcagtactgtacagccacatatggggtatttctctatccccatgatggcaccacggagagaggggtccgcccccagggacaggaaacctacagatgaaaaagggcgtacctctctcccacatcagttggtttcctgtccctgacggggaacctacagcgacGTACCTGAAGTTTCTTTGTGGGATTCCAGGGtgctggccggtcggttcctgacagggggcgccctgtcacggctgtgtccagctggttttctccccccttttctcCGACCCTGAGGCACCACCACGGGGGTCGGCGGGCCCTACAGGTGAGTGTTGCAGGGGAAGGCAGTGAAGATGTTCGAGCCTGCCTttcccaaggaaaaaaaaaaaaagggggaggaaagaggcaggtgacggcggtcaccatTACAGCCTCTGCACCACTAATCGGTGCATGGGggtagcggcggctacgctaccatCATCAGGAGCGCTAGAGCAAAGCGCCGCAGGTCACCGCTGAaccgccgcccaaaccggaagtACGGGCTCGGGCAGAACGTTAgaacgcgcgcacaggcgtccccaataatatcttccctataggatgcctgtgccgcgaaccggaagtgacgcgcgcgcatgcgcagatgaccaCTTCTaccggcggcaagtttaaaaaacCGCGTTCTCTGTAGGGGAAACGTGGAAAACCCTCTCTTTTTGGCAAACGCAGTGCGGAGCCACTATGAGCGGTAAAGAACCACAAGAGGCACAGGAATGTGCACAATCATCACCTGAGCAAGTACTGCATCCGCGCTCACAACATCAGCGCAAGGGGAACGCTTCATCCCAGCAACGCAGCAGCAgcggacgctcagggtcacaacgccgCCGAGTCTCTGGGGGAAATACACGGccggcgacgaatccagtggatacAGTCCCGAGGCTAGAGACGGTATCTCTTAGTCgtaaggggtgagtgatctacgtgaaagtaataatgtaatacgagattactttTTCTCCTAGGGAAGGAAATGTACaggcaaatcaaagcacaaagtgtgTGCAATATGTTTGGAAGAGCTACCTTCCTcatgggaaaaaaagctatgcgggtccTGCATAGAAAAAACCATCCAGGAGGAATCTCCGGCGTTCGCGTCAGACCTGAAAACTCTAATAAAAAATCAAGTGgaaagtgccctcaaaggcattaaaattccgaGGAAAAAACATAGATCAGGTCATAAGTCTCCCGAGTCCAGTATAGACGAATCAGAAAACGAGACATCTGACTCTAATGATTCATCGACATCCGAGACCTCCTCACTATCATCGgaagggggacgcagttgcttccccatcgaggagacagacgcattggtaaaggccatcagaacaactatgggtctggtagacgaacgccctaaaagaacagcacaggacataatgttcagcggactagaacaaaagaaaagaagagtatttccaataaatgagaaaattcattctttgattaagaaagaatggaagaaaccggataaAGTTTTCTTGACCCCCAAGAGAAAGTACCCGttcgatgacccagcctgctcatcctggagcaaggcacccaaactggatgtggccatagcaaaggcctctaaaaagttcgctctgcccttcgaggacatgggcactctaaaggatccaatggacaaaaaggcagacaccttcttaaaaaactcctgggaagcGGCAGGAGGGGGTCTAAAgccagccatcgcagccacctgcacggcccgtgctctaatggtaTGGCTTGAGCATTTGGATTCGCAACTAAAAGAGAAAGTCCCAAGAGAgacaatacaaaagtcagtgtccatgatgaaaggggcagcagcttttctggcggacgcttcggtggactcagcaagattatcagccaggtcggcttctttctcaaacgccgcaagacgcgccctgtggctaaagtgctggccgggggacctgcagacaaagaccaagctttgctcaataccttgcgaaggtgaattcctgtttgggtcaacgttggacgacatcctcgacaaagcaggagataaaaagaaatcttttcccgggttccccaaccagtcatataggcgctcctttcggaacagaaagttcatgcgcagaagacctccaaaaggaaataaagacggttgggaagacagaagaaacaaaaacacaggggcttcttgttcaacaaacccccccctccagataataaaaaatcccaatgaaggtactccccgggtcggagggagactagccgagtttcttccagcctgggaaagaattttaaacagtccttggattctaggtattatacgagaaggcctcaaattcaaatttcgtgttcctcccggcaactccttcatggtaacgcctcaaaaacaatcatacagaacgatcataaatctcaaaaaactaaacagtttcctggagatacaacatttcaaaatggagacaataaaatgttgcgtgagaatactctttcctttgtgtttcatgactgttctagatttacgagacgcatattaccatgtgcccatccacagagattaccaaaaatatctcagactggcagtgaatatccagggggaagtaaaacacttccaattccgggctctccccttcgggatagctatcgctcctcgggtattcacgaaaataatgtcagaggtaatggcccacatacgggaacagaatatcctgatagttccctatctggacgacctcctcgtggtagggaactcatttcaacactgcgaacaacagttgaatctggtcattgcttctctgtcgagtctagggtggctgctaaacatacccaagTCCAAAATGGTTCCATCCCGGGTGCAGGAGTATttggggatagtcctagactcgatcacgcagacatgctatcttcctcaggagaaggtacaaaaaatgacacaggcagtgttacagctgacggtatccccagtcaccactctgaggagagcaatgtccctcctgggctctatgactgcctgcattccggcagttcagtgggcacaacttcattcccgggatctacaatgggagactttaaatttaggcatatctctgcacggaaatttagacgggcagttaggtatttctccaaacacgatacactccctagcatggtgggcagacccagggaatctaaccaaaggggttccttgggcgctaccgacggagaagattctaacgacggatgcaagcccctggggctggggagcacatataggagatcaagtggcacaggggagttggaacaaaagtcaagagctagactcttccaacatgaaagaactgctagcggtaaaactggccctaacacacttcctatatctccttcacggtcatcatgtaaaagtcttttcggacaaccaggtagtggttgcatatctaaaccaccaagggggaaccaggtgtcgagctctgatggaggtaacccaatccatcttccacatagcggaacacagtctaaagtccttgacagctctccacttaaaaggctccgaaaaccaaactgcagacttcctgagcagaacatgcttaaagcagggagagtgggagctaaaccaatcggtcttcgatcaaatcgtgaatctctggggcctaccagtaatagacctattcgcgaacagtcaaaaccgcaaagtaaaaacattctgctcaatcgatccccgggggaaccctgtagctctagacgcgctaacaattccttggaactatcatcTTGCCTATGCGTTCACTCCAATGTCACTCATCCCCTTagtgctgaggaaaattcgggaggaggggactacagtgatactaatagcgccattctggccccgcagaatatggttttcttggctaagaaaaatgtccatatcaagtccatgggttctaccagacacgccgaaacttctgtcccagggtccagtatttcaccccaatgtaaaaaatttacacatgacagcgtggcttttgaaaggaggttgctaagggacaaagggttctctcctaacttggtgtccactctattacagagtagaaaacccgtaaccactagaatatatgggaaagtgtggaaaaaattcatgtcagtatcaggggcagacccgtctggggaaattcctatagggaaagtccttgaatttttacagaaaggtctggaaagaggtttggctacaagcactttaaaggttcaggtagcagccttggcagcactgtataattatgatctggccagaaatcgttgggtcatgcgatttattaaagcctcatctaggtccagacccattcccctccacaactctcccccatgggatctaaacctcgtactaaacgctctaaccaaacctccctttgagcccctgacagaaattcctttaaagatcttatctctaaaaaccacactcctagtggccctaacctcagctcgtcgtgtcagcgatatacaagcgttatcttcatgcccgccctttactcagatacttgatgacagagtcattctaaaaactgacccggcttatctccctaaaatagcgtcacagtttcacagaacgcaagaaatttctttaccctccttttgtcccaaccctaaaaatgagggggaaaaaacattgcataccctagacgtaaaaagatgtctggtccaatatctatcagccactagggagtgcaggaaggatagagctctgtttgtctgcttccagggtccacgcaaaggacaaaaagcatcgaaagccacgttagcaagatggataagagacgctatcgccctatcctactcatcctgtgggacagccatcccagagaacataaaagctcattcgaccagagcagtggcatcatcctgggcggagagagctggcgcttcaatacaacagatatgtagagcggccacttggtcttcccagtctacatttttcaagcattaccgcttagacttgacctcctctgatcctacctttggacgaagggttctagaggcagtggtccctccctaatagctctatctattcaaatctctccgtggtgccatcatggggatagagaaaatggtagttacctgccgataacggtatttctctgatcccatgatggcacccgtatattccctcccttttcacacacaggtgtgcacttgataatgtactagtaattaattttagtcacggtgcctctgttaagttaaataggttaagtttaatttgtgcaagtattgagttgcagctgaagttctgtataaggctctgtaatccaactgatgtgggagagaggtacgccctttttcatctgtaggtttcctgtccctgggggcggacccctctctccgtggtgccatcatgggatcagagaaataccgttatcggcaggtaactaccattttctacattcagcagaaattgtgggacaaattttggtgacatttttacccatttctccttatgaaaatgtaaaatctgtggctaaaatcTTCCCAATagtatcaaattctgtgacacccctgtggggtcaatatgatcaccgcatccctagataaattcattgacaggtgtagtttgtaaaatgtggtcacttatgggggggcacTGCTGGTCTGGCACCTCATGCACTCAAACCATAGAAGCAAAACCTGAACTTCAATATggcacttctgagctttgcactgtgcctcaaaagtagttttcgaccacatatggggtatcggcgtacttaggagaaattacaCAGCTAaatatatggtgcaatttctcctgttacccttgtaaaaaaaaaaaaattagggctaaaaaaaaatatagatatttgtggaaaatgtgatattttttattttttgttggatgagaaatctctggtcaacccttataacttcctaacaaaaaaaattgtttaaaaaatagtgctgatgtaaagtagacatgtgggaaatgttatttattaactgttttgtgtgacatgactctgatttaagggcacaaaacttAAAActttcaaaattgtcgccaaatttcaaaattgtttcacaaaaaaacgcaagttatatcggagaaattttaccactgacatgaagtacaatatgtcacaaaaaaacattctcagaatccgtgggatacgttgaagcgtcccagagttataacctcagagacagtggtcagagttgtaaaatttggcctggtcacgaaGGTGGAAACAGGCTTGGgggcgtaaaggggttaattatcttTAATTAGTAAATGACATATAGTGCAATCACTATAGTACCATAAATTGATCACCTGTAAGAAGGCTGACGGGGCAGGAGCCTGTGGACGTGCACTCGGAGGCTTTGCTGCTGTCTCCTGGAGACTGACAGTCtaattctggacaacccctttaataatgtaTCAACGTTTACTGACAAAACAATACACTAAATCTGTGAGTATTGTGTATATAATAAACACATTGTTGTCTTTCACATcatagatgaagaagaaaagagaatTGGTTATCAACCGCAAAAAGGTAGATGGAGAGGACGACGCGTTTCTGTGTGTAATTAATGTGCATCAGGGTTTATGAGATGAAAGAAGCTCTGCCATTACGTATTTTATGCAATGTGTGTGtacatgcatgtaatgtagtgAGTGGGGTAATATACTCATCATTGTGTTCTCCGCAGTCCAGCGTGGTGCTTTTctgcttctcagtgacatcacttgTTATAACGCCTCTTTATAAGGCCACTTCTGGGTCACGTGGGGCGCAGCGTGACCTGGAGAGTCTGcagtgcggtgacgtcactgagtagCGTAGCAGAACCGCGCTGAACGCCGGCGAGGGCAGCAATAGGCGAGTACATTAATCTGCTCACACTACGTTACATGCATCTatacacatttaaagggaacctgtcaccccgaaaatcgcgggtgaggtaagtccactggcatcaggggcttatctgcagcattctgtaatgctgtagataagcccccgatgttacctgaaagaggaaaaaaagacgttatattatactcacccaggggcggtccggctgctggtcaggtcagatgggtgtctctggtccgctccggcacctcccatcttcattacaagacgtcctcttctgatcttcagccacggctccggcgcaggcgtactttgctctgccctgttgagggcaaagtactgcagtgcgcaggcgccgggcctctgacctttccggctcctgcgcactgcagtactatcctctgccctcaacagggcagacaaagtacgcctgcgccggagccgtggctgaagatcagaagaggacgtcttgtaatgaagatgggaggcgccgcagcggaccggagacgcccatccgacctgaccagcagcgggaccgcccctgggtgagtataatataacgtctttttctcctttttcaggtaacatcgggggcttatctacagcattacagaatgctgcagataagcccctgatgccggtgggctcacctcacccgcgattttcagggtgacaggttccctttaatgagtaaAAACGTAATGACCTTGGCCTCTTTAATTATGGCCTCTCCTGGAATCAGACCTCCCATATCCTTAGAACAGGCCATTAATACCAAAGTCCCATAAAGCCCCTTCATCTAGTAGCTTATAGGAAGGTTACTTTATTGTCCCCTACATCCTCTATCATTTCTGTTTGTTTCTCAGATACCTTTTATCCCAGACATGTTGAAGGCAATAAGATAAACCACTATCCATCAAAAAGTGATGGGAAGGAAGGTAAGGTCCCACTGGTCTGTGTATATGATATATGTAGATCTCGTGTGTTATCCATAGTCCATAGATATTAGATATTATGTGTTCTAAGTTCTGTGTTTCTTTTTACAGTATTTGCTCCCACCAGGCCGTTCATCTGTTTTTCTGGTATGTATGTGTATAATGTGTATACACAGAGATAGTACACTGATGACTGACTGACTGTTTTTCATCTCTAATATGGCATATAGGACTAGAATGTAATGTGTACAGAAAGATCCCTGGGAGATCCCATTAAAAAAAGGCAGATCTGATGTTAAAGCTTTCTTTTAGCGTTATGATAACCCTTCCAAATTGGCCATATGCACTTTCCTATGGTCACTGATTATCCGACACCCCCTCTGGTCCCATTGCAGCGAGATTAATCTGGACCTTTGTTATGCGTCTGTACGTAGAGAGATCACACATGTACGGGTCGATATCGAGGGTTTTACGCTAATAATATTTGCTCTCAAGGTAAATATTGAGGCAAAGTTTTTATCTTAATGAGCGTCTGTAATAATGTTTTGGGATCCCACTTGATAGCCATAAAAATAGAATAGGAATCAGGCAACTCGTTTCAATCCGCACCAGATGTCTTAGcttgttctttttttttccttcaggaagATGCATGAAATTCTcactcctggccctcctcatcctgCTCGTCGGCTCTGCTGCTGTCTTTTACCTCCTACCAGAGTCATTCCAGAAGATTGCCAGTCAGATGAAGTTGATAAGCGAACCACAAGACAAGATGGATCTCAAGAATCAGTTTGCGATGCTCTCCAGCAATTTCTCCAACCAGTCTGAGGAGATGTGGAGAAGAAGTAGGATCATTCTGGAACGCCAAAGCTGGAAGGAGAACACCGAGCCGGCTATAATCCTCCTCGCGGGTGCCCGGGATGCAGAAGAAACGCTGCGCTGCCTTGGCACTCAGCTTGCAGATGTCTATTCCTCCTCCCTTGGTGGTGGCTACACGGTGATCTCTGGATCCGACTATGCATCTGGAACTAGTCAAGAGGTTAAAGAACACATCGATGATGATCTCAGTGCAGGTTTCCAAAGCACATCCCGGGCAGCGGTCCTGCATCGTCTGGAGCTACTGCCCGCCGGGTCCCTGCTGATCCTCTACAAATATTGTGACCACGAATCGGCGATGTTCAAGAATGTGGCGCTGCTGCTCACGGTGCTTTTGGGTGATGCAACCCTGGAAAAGGACATTTCATTTATGAATCTGGAAGAGAAGGTGAGATCGTTTTTAACCCAAAAATTAATTGACTTAAATGCCAAGGCCTCTCATGACGGGATGGACGAGGACAAGTTTAGCGGAGTCTGGAGCCGCATATCCCATGTAGTCCTTCCCGTCTTCCCTGAAAAAAATATCATGGCGAAATGCGCAAAGAAACAGAACTAAAGCATCGAGTAAGCGAGGTGATGGGTGCAGCAATTGATGTCCTGCCGCCGTTGGCGTCCACTTGTGTCCTGTGGATAAAAAAGAAAACCCATCAGATTTAGGTTGTAAATGGTGGAAACGGACATGCTTAGCTTCATCGTACTATATGTATATGAGGTAAAGGAAATATTGGTGTTTCTGGAGATCACCAGCATTCAAATGAcaacgccatttaaaaaaaaattggaatcccTTCAATCACACATCTCAAATGAGGACTTTAAAACGTTTTCCCGACCCTCTGGACAGATGCTGATGTCAGCAAATTAAAGCAAAATGTACTTGTCTACAATGAAGGTGGATACTCCTGTTTTTCTTTACTTGTGTAAATAATGTATGCTAGCCTATTTCATCCTCGCCGATCCACACAATATGACTGCTGCATCCAATCACTGGCGTCAGCTGTCTTGTGCCATATACTGCTGAGGCCAGTGATCAGCTGCAGCCAAGCAGGCAAGGTATACAGGCCAGGATGGCTACAGCCCTTGTTTGTGAACATAGTGCTGGGATGACATGGGTAACATATATTCTGGATTTTAGCTATATTGTTGCCTGTGTGCAGCTTTTTACTCAGCTCAGAAAACCCCTGTAGCGTAGCGTCACACGTTGTGTATTTGGTGTGTTTTTTCCACTCAGATTTGCAGGCAGAAAATCCACAAAGTACTAAAGTACCAGATAAGCAGATGAGATCCCAACAAATCTTAGCAATGAGTGGAAACTGATTCATGTGCTGCAATATCCGCATGAAAGGTGCATATTGTGCTGCAGATCCTATGGAAATAGCAGCAGCAAATACACCACGTATAACTCTATCCTGGGTCGTAAAAAGACGCACAGTCTGCACTGGAGCTGGAGAAGTGACAGGACGGAACCTGTATTGAAAAATGGTTTCACTTTTCATTTTATATGtattaaattaaaataattaagttaaaataaaaaaaaatagcagatgTGGACATGGCCCTCGTTTGATAAAATTCTGGCTGCCTAGTTGCCGGCTAACATACATTTGGTGTGTAAATGTATACAGCACGTTCCCCAGGGATAGGCGACAGCCAGAGATTTGTCTTTTCTGTCTAGGTCCATATAACAGATTTGGAGATCTGTTCTGGAAATACAATGGAGGGCGTATGACGTCCATGGATCCTTGTCTTATGCGTTTCTTATTACTGGTGATCGTACGAGGAGCTAATGGCCACTTTAGGCTACTGCGTCCTGCTAATAGCTAATGTGAGACGCTTCCCGAAATCTATGTACAGAGCAAAAATTGTAAATCTACCTCTACAGAGAACAGGATTGTCCGGTGGCACGTACAGATCACAGATAATATGCGGCATTTATCTACTTTCATCAGATTTGACTTCCGTTCCTAAGTACGGCGGAGTCACAAGTGAGAGCGGTCAACCAACATCTAAtaatgtatatacagttgtggccaaaagtattgacacccctgcaattctgtcagataatagttagtttcttcctgaaaatgatagcaatcacaaattctttgttattattgtcttcatttaatttgtcttaaatgaaaaaacacaaaaagaattgtcctaaagccaaattggatataattccacaccaaacataaaaaaggggtggacaaaagtattgtcactgttcgaaaaatcatgtgatgcttctctaatttgtgtaattaacagtacctgtaacttacctgtggcacctaacaggtgttggcaataactaaatcacacttgcagccagttgacatggattaaagttgactcaacctctgtcctgtgtccttgtgtgtaccacattgagcatggagaaaagaaagaagaccaaagaactgtctgaggacttgagaaaccaaattgtgaggaagcatgagcaatctcaaggctacaagtccatctccaaagacctgaatgttcctgtgtctaccgtgcgcagtgtcatctagaagtttaaagcccatgacactgtggctaacctccctagatgtggacggaaaagagaaattgacaagagatttcaacgcaagattgtgcggatgttggataaagaacctcgattaacatccaaacaagttcaagctgtcctgcagtccgagggtacaacagtgtcaacccgtactatccgtcagtgtcagaatgaaaagggactgtatggtaggagactcaggaagaccccacttcttaccccgagacataaaaaacccaggctggagtttgccaaaacttacctgaaaaagcctaaaacgttttggaagaatgttttctggtcagatgagacaaaagtagagctttttgggcaaaggcatcaacatagtttacaggagaaaaaaagaggcattcaaagaaaagaacacggtccctacagtcaaacatgacggaggctccctgatgttttggggttgctttgctgcctctggcactggactgcttgaccgtgtgcatggcattatgaagtctgaagactaccaacaaatgttgcagcataatgtagggcccagtgtgagaaagctgggtctccctcagaggtcatgggtcttccagcaggacaatgacccaaaacacacttcaaaaagcactaaaaaatggtttgagagaaagcactggagacttctaaggtggccagcaatgagtccagacctgaatcccatagaacacctgtggagagatctaaaaatggcagtttggagaaggcacccttcaaatatcagggacctggagcagtttgccaaagaagaatggtctaaaattccagcagagcattgtaagaaactcattgatggttaccggaagcggttgatcgcagttattttggctgaaggttgtgcaaccaagtattaggctgagggtgccaatacttttgtctggcccatttttggagttgtgtgtgaaatgatcaatgttttgctttttgcttcattctcttttgtgttttttcatttaagacaaattaaatgaagataataccaaataatttgtgtttgcaatcattttcaggaagaaactgagtattatctcacagaattgcaggggtgtcaatacttttggccacaactgtaaaggcatttattatttttattttgctttttttttataacccaaaaaggtttgtttgtttttcactGATTGATTGAGACCAGGTTTACAAATCTTGAGGGCATAGAAATGTGCTTCTTATAATTGGGCTGCCCAACAGACATGAGGAACTAAAAAGGGATTGGTCACTTTCTAGTCAAATTTCTAAAAATGCCCTAAATTGTTCTGTACTGATCTAAGCAATTATACATTTTTGACCTTGCGCTGCCTCTTAAAACCCATCGAACTGGCGGTGTAAACACTGGAGAGCAGCGGAGTCATATAGGTAGCAATCAAGGTGGGCAATCA harbors:
- the LOC138648197 gene encoding torsin-1A-interacting protein 1-like isoform X2; the encoded protein is MSARRRAGTAGTSSPAVQRTIQLRDRTIKVVQQSSGIASPVTAPQTPERAKKDRTVEQKAESIAPKRTTKHIESDHDEDSDGSKHSDSIRRVLPERDAQSHPLSASSSSKSSQKRQPSQLTESASYTTVTTRSSLQRPPIRNSVDDIEERSQYRQTLKDQTFQTSQYREERGSWRSTDRGEESVLHQGHQSIPKETTKIQPALSKARVTHSDEATKIQHPPSEARVSYPDDEEEKRIGYQQKKETTKIQPVLSKARGVFSEDRGKESYVYQRFQSKPKETTKIQHHFTKASTSFSDDEEEKRIGYQPQKDTFYPRHVEGNKINHYPSKSDGKEVFAPTRPFICFSGRCMKFSLLALLILLVGSAAVFYLLPESFQKIASQMKLISEPQDKMDLKNQFAMLSSNFSNQSEEMWRRSRIILERQSWKENTEPAIILLAGARDAEETLRCLGTQLADVYSSSLGGGYTVISGSDYASGTSQEVKEHIDDDLSAGFQSTSRAAVLHRLELLPAGSLLILYKYCDHESAMFKNVALLLTVLLGDATLEKDISFMNLEEKVRSFLTQKLIDLNAKASHDGMDEDKFSGVWSRISHVVLPVFPEKNIMAKCAKKQN
- the LOC138648197 gene encoding torsin-1A-interacting protein 1-like isoform X6; translated protein: MSARRRAGTAGTSSPAVQRTIQLRDRTTKKDRTVEQKAESIAPKRTTKHIESDHDEDSDGSKHSDSIRRVLPERDAQSHPLSASSSSKSSQKRQPSQLTESASYTTVTTRSSLQRPPIRNSVDDIEERSQYRQTLKDQTFQTSQYREERGSWRSTDRGEESVLHQGHQSIPKETTKIQPALSKARVTHSDEATKIQHPPSEARVSYPDDEEEKRIGYQQKKETTKIQPVLSKARGVFSEDRGKESYVYQRFQSKPKETTKIQHHFTKASTSFSDDEEEKRIGYQPQKDTFYPRHVEGNKINHYPSKSDGKEVFAPTRPFICFSGRCMKFSLLALLILLVGSAAVFYLLPESFQKIASQMKLISEPQDKMDLKNQFAMLSSNFSNQSEEMWRRSRIILERQSWKENTEPAIILLAGARDAEETLRCLGTQLADVYSSSLGGGYTVISGSDYASGTSQEVKEHIDDDLSAGFQSTSRAAVLHRLELLPAGSLLILYKYCDHESAMFKNVALLLTVLLGDATLEKDISFMNLEEKVRSFLTQKLIDLNAKASHDGMDEDKFSGVWSRISHVVLPVFPEKNIMAKCAKKQN
- the LOC138648197 gene encoding torsin-1A-interacting protein 1-like isoform X1, producing MSARRRAGTAGTSSPAVQRTIQLRDRTIKVVQQSSGIASPVTAPQTPERAKKDRTVEQKAESIAPKRTTKHSKYEVESDHDEDSDGSKHSDSIRRVLPERDAQSHPLSASSSSKSSQKRQPSQLTESASYTTVTTRSSLQRPPIRNSVDDIEERSQYRQTLKDQTFQTSQYREERGSWRSTDRGEESVLHQGHQSIPKETTKIQPALSKARVTHSDEATKIQHPPSEARVSYPDDEEEKRIGYQQKKETTKIQPVLSKARGVFSEDRGKESYVYQRFQSKPKETTKIQHHFTKASTSFSDDEEEKRIGYQPQKDTFYPRHVEGNKINHYPSKSDGKEVFAPTRPFICFSGRCMKFSLLALLILLVGSAAVFYLLPESFQKIASQMKLISEPQDKMDLKNQFAMLSSNFSNQSEEMWRRSRIILERQSWKENTEPAIILLAGARDAEETLRCLGTQLADVYSSSLGGGYTVISGSDYASGTSQEVKEHIDDDLSAGFQSTSRAAVLHRLELLPAGSLLILYKYCDHESAMFKNVALLLTVLLGDATLEKDISFMNLEEKVRSFLTQKLIDLNAKASHDGMDEDKFSGVWSRISHVVLPVFPEKNIMAKCAKKQN
- the LOC138648197 gene encoding torsin-1A-interacting protein 1-like isoform X3, yielding MSARRRAGTAGTSSPAVQRTIQLRDRTIKVVQQSSGIASPVTAPQTPERAKKDRTVEQKAESIAPKRTTKHSKYEVESDHDEDSDGSKHSDSIRRVLPERDAQSHPLSASSSSKSSQKRQPSQLTESASYTTVTTRSSLQRPPIRNSVDDIEERSQYRQTLKDQTFQTSQYREERGSWRSTDRGEESVLHQGHQSIPKETTKIQPALSKARVTHSDEATKIQHPPSEARVSYPDETTKIQPVLSKARGVFSEDRGKESYVYQRFQSKPKETTKIQHHFTKASTSFSDDEEEKRIGYQPQKDTFYPRHVEGNKINHYPSKSDGKEVFAPTRPFICFSGRCMKFSLLALLILLVGSAAVFYLLPESFQKIASQMKLISEPQDKMDLKNQFAMLSSNFSNQSEEMWRRSRIILERQSWKENTEPAIILLAGARDAEETLRCLGTQLADVYSSSLGGGYTVISGSDYASGTSQEVKEHIDDDLSAGFQSTSRAAVLHRLELLPAGSLLILYKYCDHESAMFKNVALLLTVLLGDATLEKDISFMNLEEKVRSFLTQKLIDLNAKASHDGMDEDKFSGVWSRISHVVLPVFPEKNIMAKCAKKQN